In Meleagris gallopavo isolate NT-WF06-2002-E0010 breed Aviagen turkey brand Nicholas breeding stock chromosome 2, Turkey_5.1, whole genome shotgun sequence, the following are encoded in one genomic region:
- the EMILIN1 gene encoding EMILIN-1, producing the protein MGPSGPSGPPGKDGEQGPVGPPGLPGERGPVGEPGSVPHIAFSAALSTQRTEPGTVPFDRVLLNDGGAYDPETGTFTAPVSGRYLVSAVLTGHKGEKLEAVLSRSNQGIARLDSGGFQPEGLENQPIAELQPSPGSLGVFSLIVPLEAGETLCVDLVAGRLAHAPDEPLTVFSAALLYDTLWAPGWGKGGEGGGFGGSGAVSRMGVYGFEDGVWKRLQSSWVWG; encoded by the exons ATGGGCCCTTCTGGCCCCTCTGGGCCCCCTGGCAAGGATGGAGAGCAGGGCCCTGTGGGCCCCCCAG GTCTGCCAGGAGAGAGAG GCCCGGTGGGGGAGCCGGGCTCTGTGCCCCACATCGCCTTCTCGGCCGCCCTGAGCACGCAGCGCACGGAGCCGGGCACCGTGCCCTTCGACAGAGTGCTGCTCAACGACGGCGGAGCCTACGACCCCGAGACGG GGACCTTCACGGCGCCGGTGAGCGGGCGCTACCTGGTGAGCGCGGTGCTGACGGGGCACAAGGGCGAAAAGCTGGAGGCGGTGCTGTCGCGTTCCAACCAGGGCATCGCGCGCCTGGACTCGGGGGGCTTCCAGCCCGAGGGCCTGGAGAACCAGCCCATAGCcgagctgcagcccagccctggcTCACTGGGGGTCTTCAGCCTCATCGTGCCGCTGGAGGCGGGCGAGACGCTGTGCGTCGATCTGGTGGCGGGGCGGTTGGCCCACGCGCCCGACGAACCCCTCACCGTGTTCAGCGCTGCGCTGCTCTACGACACCCT GTGGGCCCCGGGATGGGGAAAAGGAGGTGAAGGAGGAGGGTTTGGGGGAAGCGGGGCCGTGTCACGCATGGGGGTTTATGGTTTTGAGGACGGAGTGTGGAAACGGTTGCAGAGCTCGTGGGTGTGGGGCTGA
- the SNX17 gene encoding sorting nexin-17 — GAALLRDPERLRDGGTAELRAYNIHVNGVLHCRVRYSQLLGLHEQLRKEYGTNVVPAFPPKKIFTLTPAEVEQRREQLEKYMQAVRQDPTLGGSETFNSFLRKAQQETQQIPTEEVVLEVLLSNGQMVKVTILTSDQTEDVLEAVASKLDLPDDLVGYFSLFLVRETKDGAFSFVRKLQEFELPYVSVTSLHNPEFRIILRKSYWDSSYDDDVMEHRVGLNLLYAQTVSDIEHGWILVNKEQHRQLKSLQEKVSKKEFIRLAQTLKYYGYLKFDPCVTDFPEKGCHVVVSAGNNELNFQVRLPNEQIKEGSFKVTRMRCWRVTSSVPMSNGPSGSSPGKSEVKLELAFEYLMSKDRLQWVTITSPQAIMLSICLQSMVDELMVKKSGGSIRKMFRRRANGALRRSDSQQAVKSPPLLDSPDASREPMAKLSSKLTSVSLRGISHSSSANDVGANDFHGNYAFEGIGDEDL, encoded by the exons GGGGCCGCGCTGCTACGGGACCCCGAGCGGCTGAGAGATGGGGGCACGGCCGAGCTTCGG GCCTACAACATCCACGTGAACGGGGTGCTGCACTGCCGGGTGCGCTACAgccagctgctggggctgcacgAGCAG CTAAGGAAAGAATATGGCACGAACGTGGTGCCGGCTTTTCCCCCGAAGAAGATCTTCACGCTCACCCCAGCAGAGGTAGAGCAGCGCAGGGAACAGCTGGAGAAGTACATGCAGGCTG TGCGGCAGGACCCTACACTGGGAGGCAGTGAGACCTTCAACAGCTTTCTGCGCAAGGCCCAGcag GAGACGCAGCAGATCCCTACGGAGGAGGTGGTGCTAGAAGTGCTGCTTTCCAATGGCCAGATGGTCAAGGTCACCATCCTCACCTCAGACCAGACGGAGGATGTTCTTGAG GCTGTGGCCTCCAAGTTGGATCTCCCTGATGACCTGGTTGGCTACTTCAGTCTCTTCTTGGTGCGAGAGACCAAGGATGGAGCTTTCTCAT TCGTGCGGAAGCTGCAGGAGTTTGAGCTGCCATATGTGTCTGTCACCAGCCTACACAACCCTGAATTCAGGATCATCCTGCGCAAGAG CTACTGGGACTCCTCCTATGATGACGATGTAATGGAGCATCGTGTGGGACTCAACTTGCTGTATGCACAG ACGGTGTCAGATATCGAGCACGGATGGATCCTTGTCAACAAGGAGCAGCACCGGCAGCTCAAGTCTCTGCAGGAAAAAGTCTCCAAGAAGGAG TTCATCCGACTGGCACAGACCCTGAAGTACTACGGTTATCTCAAGTTCGATCCCTGCGTCACGGACTTCCCCGAGAAGGGATGCCACGTCGTCGTCAGCGCCGGCAACAACGAGCTCAACTTCCAAGTGCGGCTGCCCAACGAGCAGATCAAGGAAGGCAGCTTCAAGGTTACACGCATGCGGTGCTGGCGGGTCACGTCCTCG GTGCCGATGAGCAATGGTCCCTCAGGGAGCAGCCCAGGGAAGTCGGAGGTGAAGCTGGAGTTAGCTTTTGAGTATCTCATGAGCAAGGACCGGCTGCAGTGGGTTACCATCACCAGTCCACAG GCCATCATGCTGAGCATTTGCCTGCAATCCATGGTGGACGAACTGATGGTGAAAAAGTCAGGTGGTAGCATCCGCAAG ATGTTCCGCCGACGTGCAAATGGGGCTCTGCGGCGCTCGGACAGCCAGCAAGCCGTGAAGTCACCCCCACTGCTG GACTCGCCTGACGCCTCCCGGGAGCCAATGGCCAAACTCTCG AGCAAACTCACGTCTGTTAGTCTGCGAGGGATCAGCCACTCCAGCTCTGCTAATGATGTGGGCGCTAATGACTTCCATGGCAATTACGCCTTTGAGGGCATTGGTGATGAAGATCTGTAG
- the LOC100544740 gene encoding cGMP-dependent protein kinase 2-like: MKMEMGWGWEYEWHDTEIGMEIETRIEMGMEWGEVVMGMGTGTLGASSAGQCTPHRSWGSPHLPQPCPAVQLEELVAVHYEEGQKQGQRVVLGTGGFGRVELVRCHEQLFALKRIRKDQVVRTRQQEHMRTERRVLARSHCPFIVGFFGSFRDAQHIYLLLEFCQGGELWTKLRELRCFEEPLAVFCSACVVEGLEYLHGHGIVYRDLKPENLMLDQLGYVKLVDFGFAKELERGEKTFSFCGTPEYLAPEMLCHEGHDFAVDFWMLGILVFEMLVGRPPFHSTDPQKIYSRILDGIFSFPAFLSEAACSLIAKLCRRRPGQRLGNTASGIRGIKKHRWFGAIRWKRLALRQMEAPTIQLLKEVGMECGVGDVGGA, encoded by the exons atgaaaatggaaatgggatggggatgggaataTGAATGGCATGATACTGAGATAGGGATGGAAATAGAGACAAGGATTGAAATGGGAATGGAATGGGGTGAGGTagtgatggggatggggacaggcaCTCTGGGTGCAagctctgcagggcagtgcaCTCCGCACAGGAGCTGGGGGTCCCCCCACTTGccacagccctgcccagcagtgcagctggaggagctggtAGCCGTGCACTATGAGGAGGGGCAGAAGCAGGGGCAGCGCGTCGTGCTGGGCACCGGTGGCTTCGGCAGGGTGGAGCTG GTGCGGTGCCACGAGCAGCTCTTTGCACTGAAGCGGATCCGCAAGGACCAGGTGGTGCGGACGCGGCAGCAGGAGCACATGCGCACGGAGAGGAGGGTGCTGGCTCGCAGCCACTGCCCCTTCATTGTAGG GTTCTTTGGCTCCTTCCGCGATGCGCAGCACATCTACCTGCTGCTGGAGTTCTGTCAGGGAGGAGAGCTGTGGACCAAGCTGCGTGAGCT gcgCTGCTTTGAGGAACCACTGGCCGTATTCTGCTCTGCCTGTGTGGTGGAGGGCCTGGAGTACCTGCACGGCCACGGCATCGTCTACCGGGACCTGAAGCCCGAGAACCTGATGTTGGACCAGCTGGGTTACGTCAAGCTG GTGGACTTTGGCTTTGCCAAGGAGCTGGAACGTGGGGAAAAGACGTTCTCCTTTTGTGGGACGCCTGAGTACTTGGCGCCCGAGATGCTGTGCCACGAGGGCCACGACTTTGCTGTTGACTTCTGGATGCTGGGCATCCTGGTGTTCGAGATGCTGGTGGGCAG GCCCCCCTTCCACAGCACCGACCCCCAGAAGATCTACAGCCGCATCCTGGATGGCAtcttctccttccctgcctTCCTCAGTGAGGCTGCCTGCTCTCTCATTGCCAAGCTCTGCAG GAGGCGCCCAGGGCAGCGCCTGGGGAACACAGCCAGTGGTATCCGTGGCATTAAGAAGCACAG GTGGTTCGGGGCCATCCGGTGGAAGCGACTTGCACTGCGGCAGATGGAGGCACCCACTATACAGCTATTGAAGGAGGTGGGGATGGAGTGTGGGGTGGGGGATGTTGGGGGGGCC
- the ZNF513 gene encoding zinc finger protein 513, with the protein MLFSAEALVGKIAIPAYALSDDDCSSGYQQLSVDSDPEEGGEPGPAALPCRQCGLQLAASLGQNCLQCAGTEGGRNQRIVYTCQLCPFASHYSSHLKRHMKTHNGEKPFACPQCAYASAQLVNLTRHLRTHTGEKPYRCTGCSFACSSLGNLKRHERVHSQDKPFQCAACDYRCNQSRNLKRHMLSHRLPEGEGQHQQDKDPEPLLPELNLHMGSGTGPFLPGCARLRGEETAALPELLFPFTCRMCGLVLDDGFAQDEGLAEQVCGRCSLAVLGTEPGASPRKGTGDKGFACSLCPFVTHYPNHLARHMKTHSGEKPFACPLCPYASAHLDNLKRHQRVHTGEKPYKCQLCDYACGNLANLKRHGRIHSGDKPFQCSLCSYSCNQSMNLKRHMLRHTGEKPFQCRDCTYTTGHWDNYKRHQKIHGHTAENWVNPRNAKALLAPPAVDTALP; encoded by the exons ATGCTCTTCTCAGCAGAGGCACTGGTGGGGAAGATCGCCATCCCAGCGTACGCGCTGAGCGACGACGACTGCTCCTCCGGGTACCAGCAGCTGAGTGTGGACAGCGACCCCGAGGAAGGCGGCGAGCCCGGCCCTGCAGCGCTGCCCTGCCGCCAGTGTGGGCTGCAGCTGGCTGCCAGCCTGGGCCAGAACTGCCTGCAGTGCGCCGGCACCGAGGGTGGCCGCAACCAACGCATCGTGTACACCTGCCAGCTCTGTCCCTTCGCCTCCCACTACTCCAGCCACCTCAAGCGCCACATGAAGACACACAACGGGGAGAAGCCGTTTGCGTGCCCGCAGTGTGCCTACGCCTCAGCCCAGCTGGTGAACCTGACCCGCCACCTGCGCACGCACACCGGGGAGAAGCCCTACCGCTGTACGGGCTGCAGCTTCGCCTGCAGCAGCCTGGGCAACCTCAAACGCCACGAACGGGTCCACAGCCAGGATAAGCCCTTCCAGTGTGCCGCTTGCGACTACCGCTGCAACCAGAGCCGCAACCTGAAGCGGCACATGCTCAGCCACCGCCTGCCTGAAGGCGAggggcagcaccagcaggaCAAGGACCCAG AGCCGCTGCTGCCGGAGCTGAACCTGCACATGGGCAGCGGCACCGGCCCCTTCCTGCCCGGCTGCGCACGGCTGCGGGGCGAGGAGACGGCAGCACTGCCCGAGCTGCTCTTCCCCTTTACGTGCCGCATGTGTGGGCTGGTGCTGGACGATGGGTTCGCACAAGATGAGGGCCTGGCCGAGCAGGTCTGTGGGCGCTGCAGCCTGGCGGTGCTGGGCACCGAGCCGGGCGCCAGCCCTCGTAAAGGCACCGGAGATAAAGGCTTCGCTTGCAGCCTCTGCCCCTTTGTCACCCACTACCCCAACCACTTGGCACGGCACATGAAGACGCACAGCGGGGAGAAGCCGTTCGCCTGCCCGCTCTGCCCCTACGCCTCCGCCCACCTCGACAACCTGAAGCGGCACCAACGCGTGCACACGGGTGAGAAGCCCTACAAGTGCCAGCTCTGTGACTACGCCTGCGGCAACCTGGCCAACCTCAAGCGCCACGGGCGCATCCACTCGGGTGACAAGCCCTTCCAGTGCAGCCTCTGCAGTTACAGCTGCAACCAGAGCATGAACCTGAAGCGGCACATGCTGCGACACACGGGCGAGAAGCCCTTCCAGTGCCGGGACTGCACCTACACCACTGGCCACTGGGACAACTACAAGCGCCACCAGAAAATCCACGGCCACACGGCTGAGAATTGGGTCAACCCACGCAACGCCAAAGCCCTCCTGGCTCCTCCTGCCGTGGACACGGCCCTGCCCTGA
- the EIF2B4 gene encoding translation initiation factor eIF-2B subunit delta: ARGRGCFTVCPQGPELSREEKLQLRKEKKQQKKKKRSEKGAAAEPAEXGIPSFHMSPTVAPHPASPPASANVPNDNEKPVGGKSKAELRAERRAKQEAERAQKQAKKAELGQGTAPAKPRLTPTEAPSVVKRLPEHVQVDDPAAQRKLAKKLERQQVPLRQDYGTKVNLFSHLHQYSRKKPLTQQMSIPSTVIHPAVVRLGLQYSQGIINGSNARCIALLEVFKQLIRDYSTPPNEELSRDLVAKLKPHISFLNQCRPLSVSMGNAIKFLKKEISCLPDTLREEEAKEKLQGTIDNYLREKIVLAAEAISKSAFEKINDNDVILVYGCSSLVNRTLCDAHMQTDRTFRVIVVDSRPRLEGRETLRRLVRRGIHCTYVMINAISYVLPEVSKVLLGAHALLANGSVMSRVGTSQIALVSKAYNVPVLVCCETYKFCERVQTDSFVSNELDDPDDLIVLRKGQAQLGGWAENKSLRLLNLVYDVTPPDLVDLVITDLGMIPCTSVPVVLRVKNVDQQ; encoded by the exons GCGCGGGGCCGGGGCTGCTTCACCGTGTGCCCGCAGGGCCCCGAGCTGTCCCGCgaggagaagctgcagctgcggaaggagaaaaagcagcagaagaagaagaagaggagcgAGAAGGGAGCGGCGGCGGAGCCCGCGGAGN atggcatcccttctttccaCATGTCTCCTACAGTTGCTCCTCACCCTGCGTCCCCCCCAGCCTCAGCCAATGTCCCCAACGACAACGAGAAGCCCGTGGGGGGCAAGAGCAAAGCGGAGCTGCGAGCGGAGCGCCGGGCCAAGCAGGAGGCTGAGCGGGCCCAGAAGCAGGCcaagaaagcagagctgggacAGGGAACTGCGCCAGCCAAGCCCAGGCTGACTCCTACTGAGGCTCCATCTG TGGTAAAGCGGTTGCCAGAGCACGTGCAGGTGGATGACCCTGCTGCCCAGAGGAAGTTGGCCAAGAAGCTGGAGCGCCAGCAG GTACCTCTGAGGCAGGACTATGGTACCAAGGTCAACCTGTTCTCCCACTTGCACCAGTACAGCCGGAAGAAGCCGCTGACACAGCAGATGAG CATCCCCTCCACAGTAATTCACCCCGCTGTGGTGCGCCTCGGCCTCCAGTACTCCCAGGGTATCATCAATGGTTCCAATGCCCGTTGCATCGCTCTGCTGGAAGTCTTCAAACAG CTGATTCGGGATTACTCTACTCCCCCTAATGAAGAACTATCAAGGGACCTAGTGGCCAAACTAAAGCCACACATCAG cttcctgAACCAGTGCCGGCCCCTCTCAGTTAGCATGGGCAATGCCATTAAGTTCCTCAAGAAGGAGATTTCATGTCTCCCTGACACCCtgagagaggaggag GCAAAGGAGAAGCTGCAGGGCACTATCGACAACTACCTGCGGGAGAAGATTGTTTTGGCAGCTGAAGCCATTTCGAAATCTGCCTTTGAGAAGATAAATGACAACGATGTGATCCTGGTGTACGGATG CTCGTCCCTGGTGAACCGCACGCTGTGCGACGCACACATGCAGACGGACCGGACGTTCCGTGTCATCGTGGTGGACAGCCGGCCGCGGCTGGAGGGTCGGGAGACGCTGCGACGCCTGGTGCGCCGCGGCATTCACTGCACCTACGTGATGATCAACGCCATTTCTTACGTGCTGCCTGAG GTGTCCaaagtgctgctgggagcccaCGCGTTGCTGGCCAATGGCTCCGTCATGTCCCGTGTGGGGACGTCGCAGATCGCGCTGGTCTCCAAGGCTTACAACGTGCCTGTGCTGGTGTGCTGCGAGACGTACAAGTTCTGCGAGAGGGTGCAGACAGACTCCTTTGTGTCCAACGAGCTGG ATGACCCCGATGATCTGATCGTGCTGCGCAAGGGGCAGGCCCAGCTGGGCGGCTGGGCAGAGAACAAGTCTTTGCGTCTCCTCAACCTGGTGTACGATGTGACGCCGCCTGATCTGGTGGATCTGGTTATCACAGACCTGGGTATGATCCCCTGCACCTCGGTGCCTGTCGTACTGCGCGTCAAGAACGTGGATCAGCAGTAG